One Rosa chinensis cultivar Old Blush chromosome 5, RchiOBHm-V2, whole genome shotgun sequence genomic region harbors:
- the LOC121049557 gene encoding uncharacterized protein LOC121049557, translating to MIANSSGLSWDHESKMVVFEKQAYDDWVKVHKEAKGLRLKPFIHYDSLVEAFGRDRANGLGAEGPAEADEDLNNDNEFVDLEGEGLPENIVPTPATHTTSSASNSTRTRKRARDAYAQCLGDMVSTLRSFVDMTKTHLETMKVLLNDHATSTKRGKLVKELMKIEGLNDYDVSEVAATIIGDDSKIELLFSLPDSLKSQWIDKLLNH from the exons ATGATTGCTAACTCAAGTGGCCTCTCATGGGACCATGAAAGTAAAATGGTTGTTTTTGAAAAACAAGCGTATGATGATTGGGTTAAG GTTCACAAGGAAGCCAAAGGACTAAGACTTAAACCATTCATTCATTATGATAGTTTAGTGGAAGCTTTTGGGAGAGATAGAGCTAATGGGTTAGGAGCTGAAGGACCTGCTGAAGCTGATGAAGATTTGAATAACGATAATGAATTTGTTGATCTTGAAGGAGAAGGTTTGCCTGAAAATATTGTTCCTACACCTGCTACTCATACAACTTCTTCCGCTTCTAATTCAACTCGAACTAGAAAGCGAGCAAGAGACGCTTATGCTCAATGTTTGGGAGACATGGTTAGCACACTTCGCTCCTTTGTAGATATGACCAAGACACACTTGGAGACAATGAAAGTACTTTTGAATGACCATGCAACATCTACAAAAAGAGGTAAGCTTGTCAAAGAGCTTATGAAAATTGAAGGCTTGAATGATTATGATGTGTCTGAGGTTGCTGCTACAATTATTGGTGATGACTCCAAAATTGAGCTGTTGTTCAGCTTACCTGATAGTTTAAAGAGCCAATGGATTGACAAGCTTCTTAACCACTAG